From the Theobroma cacao cultivar B97-61/B2 chromosome 2, Criollo_cocoa_genome_V2, whole genome shotgun sequence genome, one window contains:
- the LOC18610410 gene encoding protein PHYTOCHROME KINASE SUBSTRATE 1: protein MAMLTLKSTYNTNLSQTVALEKNNGSPCDASFSTFLSGAEENYVRKQLSESGRDLGPKISDQGDHHYSGRKKEEDGEIGVFGAEKYFNGGIDADSPRLTKIDAMKLECVKREGVNLEPIKPVIHQGIPSVRSESSWNSQSALLQIVTRNPPRPKANKVNGKTFLSGLVACKCYCSDRDSVDIEEQVGEISFKRTANGGVVQGRQNKAAASKASLEVNKPPAEPWIKEDLFTFPTMNSTVGIQPVNVPLQGEVDEIGRKSLEVFGSPVLGRRNKPLNLGRRLKMLSWDSNPKAEETENPKGNYNDTESDASSDLFEIESLTGKAYPFLARQASEAASGCVTPTTCYAPSEASIEWSVVTASAADFSGMSDYEELRPSTTTLPSPIKTFSTTIDAKTKSDKEFQRRRSGGLLGCNSQKAVKVAEDAYKTNDKAGFEPRMRRVSDSYTPATRFRAETQLAGFEPIQTPRILATRSLPHPHSSPRASPLLYIQ from the coding sequence ATGGCTATGCTTACATTAAAATCAACTTACAACACAAACCTCTCACAAACGGTGGCCTTGGAGAAAAACAATGGCAGCCCTTGTGATGCTTCTTTCTCTACTTTCCTGAGCGGTGCTGAGGAAAATTATGTGCGAAAACAACTTTCAGAGTCAGGCCGAGACCTCGGCCCCAAGATCAGCGACCAAGGTGATCATCATTATTCaggaaggaagaaagaagaagatggAGAGATTGGAGTGTTTGGTGCTGAAAAGTATTTCAATGGAGGGATAGATGCGGATAGTCCTAGATTAACCAAGATAGATGCAATGAAGCTTGAATGTGTGAAACGTGAAGGAGTCAATCTAGAGCCTATCAAGCCTGTGATACACCAGGGAATTCCTAGTGTTCGCTCTGAATCAAGCTGGAACAGCCAAAGTGCATTGCTCCAGATTGTTACGAGGAATCCTCCGCGGCCAAAAGCTAACAAGGTGAACGGAAAGACTTTTCTTTCTGGTCTTGTTGCCTGCAAATGCTACTGTTCTGATAGGGATTCTGTTGATATTGAAGAACAAGTTGGTGAAATAAGTTTCAAGAGAACTGCTAACGGTGGGGTGGTTCAAGGCAGGCAAAACAAAGCAGCAGCCAGTAAGGCTAGTCTAGAGGTCAATAAACCACCGGCAGAGCCCTGGATCAAGGAGGACCTTTTTACTTTCCCGACTATGAATTCTACTGTGGGAATTCAGCCAGTTAATGTTCCGTTGCAAGGAGAAGTAGATGAAATCGGACGGAAATCACTAGAGGTTTTTGGCTCCCCTGTACTTGGAAGGAGAAACAAGCCTTTGAACCTTGGGAGGAGGCTAAAAATGTTGTCTTGGGattcaaatccaaaagcaGAAGAAACTGAAAATCCTAAAGGTAACTACAATGATACAGAGAGTGATGCAAGTTCAGATTTGTTTGAGATAGAGAGCCTCACAGGCAAAGCCTATCCCTTTCTTGCAAGACAAGCATCTGAAGCAGCATCTGGCTGTGTCACCCCAACAACTTGTTATGCACCAAGCGAGGCCAGCATAGAGTGGAGTGTGGTCACTGCCAGCGCAGCAGATTTCTCAGGGATGTCTGACTATGAAGAGCTAAGGCCATCAACAACAACCTTACCAAGCCCAATTAAAACATTTTCGACAACTATAGATGCCAAAACTAAGAGTGACAAGGAGTTTCAGAGGCGCCGTTCAGGTGGTCTATTGGGCTGCAATAGCCAGAAAGCTGTCAAAGTTGCTGAAGATGCATACAAAACAAATGACAAGGCAGGTTTCGAGCCAAGAATGCGCCGTGTGTCTGACTCCTACACGCCTGCCACAAGGTTTCGAGCTGAGACTCAACTTGCCGGTTTTGAACCTATACAAACGCCACGGATTCTTGCCACTCGCTCCCTTCCCCATCCACATTCATCACCACGAGCTTCGCCTCTCTTGTATATTCAGTAG